The following coding sequences lie in one Deltaproteobacteria bacterium genomic window:
- the ftsW gene encoding putative lipid II flippase FtsW — translation MRFDDHRPLPFVPGRVDPWTAVLPCLLAFWGVVMVYSATVVTGAEALSNHYLAKQLLFSLAGVVAMVVVTRIDYRKLGKPRFVYLLLFATVALLVLVHIEPFGARRGGASRWIDLGFTSFQPSELAKAVVVIFLASSVARKGEEKMSTWRFGIAPHLLIPGVVVGLFMTQPDFGSTAILCLIIGVMLYVGGARISHLVLLAAPALVGAAAAIITAPYRLKRILAFWNPWADPRGSGYQVIESLVAVGSGGVWGRGLGDGRQKLKYLPEIHTDFIFSNIAEEAGLIGVAITMVLFAILVIRGMRIARRAPDPFGRYLAWGVSSLLGLEIVLNLGVVMSLLPTKGLALPFLSYGGTSVVISFMLVGLLLSVSRWSEPESAR, via the coding sequence GTGCGCTTTGACGACCACCGCCCCCTGCCCTTCGTGCCCGGCCGGGTGGACCCCTGGACGGCGGTTTTGCCGTGCCTCCTCGCGTTCTGGGGCGTCGTGATGGTGTATTCGGCCACGGTCGTCACCGGCGCGGAAGCCCTGTCGAATCACTACCTCGCCAAGCAGCTCCTCTTCTCGCTCGCCGGCGTCGTCGCGATGGTCGTCGTCACGCGGATCGATTACCGCAAGCTCGGTAAACCCCGCTTCGTGTACCTGCTGCTTTTTGCCACCGTGGCGCTGCTCGTTCTCGTGCACATCGAGCCTTTCGGCGCGCGGCGCGGCGGCGCGAGCCGGTGGATCGATCTCGGGTTCACGAGTTTCCAGCCCAGCGAACTCGCCAAGGCCGTCGTCGTGATTTTTCTCGCGTCGAGCGTGGCGCGCAAGGGCGAGGAGAAGATGTCGACGTGGCGATTCGGGATCGCTCCCCATCTGCTGATCCCCGGCGTCGTCGTCGGGCTGTTCATGACGCAGCCCGACTTCGGCAGCACGGCGATTCTTTGCCTCATCATCGGCGTCATGCTGTACGTGGGCGGCGCGCGGATCTCGCATCTGGTGCTGCTCGCCGCGCCCGCGCTCGTCGGCGCCGCGGCGGCCATCATCACCGCGCCGTACCGGCTCAAACGGATTCTCGCTTTCTGGAATCCGTGGGCCGACCCGCGCGGCAGCGGGTATCAGGTCATCGAGAGCCTCGTGGCCGTGGGAAGCGGCGGCGTGTGGGGGCGTGGTCTCGGCGACGGCCGGCAGAAACTTAAATACCTGCCCGAGATTCACACGGACTTCATCTTCTCGAACATCGCCGAGGAAGCCGGACTCATCGGCGTCGCGATCACGATGGTCCTGTTTGCGATTCTCGTGATCCGCGGAATGCGAATCGCGCGACGCGCGCCCGATCCCTTCGGTCGCTATCTCGCGTGGGGCGTGTCGAGCCTGCTCGGTCTCGAAATCGTGCTCAACCTCGGCGTGGTGATGTCGCTGCTGCCGACCAAGGGCCTCGCCCTGCCGTTTTTGTCGTATGGCGGCACGTCCGTCGTCATCAGCTTCATGCTCGTCGGCCTGCTGCTCTCGGTGAGCCGCTGGAGCGAGCCGGAGTCGGCGCGATGA
- the murG gene encoding undecaprenyldiphospho-muramoylpentapeptide beta-N-acetylglucosaminyltransferase has product MRVVFAGGGTGGHLMPALAIATALRRRAPGAEVLFVGTARGIEVEKVPAAGWELRLVSGGPVKGVGAIRAMRNLASSLRGVAQTWRLLGRPRADVVVCVGGYASFAAGVAAWLRRIPVVVLEQNAIPGRTNRLLSRFASLAIAPFEAAIARLHGRRREVCANPVRPDLVERFATLRQAKTEDAFHLFVFGGSQGARRLNEATREFAAKNAPRIGRDLVVTHQTGRLDFDTVSAFYRERNVAVDVRAFIDDMAEAYARCDLVVCRAGATSIAELAALGLPGVLVPYPFAADDHQRANAAALVEAGAARAIDDAALDADSLAAVIDELGRDRSRLAAMAEAARRFGRPDAADHVAMRVLDLGGLAHVS; this is encoded by the coding sequence ATGAGAGTGGTCTTCGCCGGCGGTGGAACGGGGGGGCATCTCATGCCCGCGCTCGCCATCGCGACCGCGCTGCGCCGCCGTGCGCCCGGCGCCGAAGTGCTGTTCGTCGGCACGGCCCGCGGCATCGAGGTCGAGAAGGTGCCCGCCGCCGGGTGGGAACTGCGTCTGGTCTCCGGCGGCCCAGTCAAGGGCGTCGGCGCGATTCGGGCCATGCGCAATCTCGCGTCGTCGCTGCGCGGCGTCGCCCAGACGTGGCGGCTGCTCGGCCGCCCGCGCGCCGACGTGGTGGTCTGCGTGGGCGGTTACGCGAGTTTCGCCGCGGGCGTCGCCGCGTGGCTGCGTCGCATTCCCGTCGTGGTGTTGGAACAGAACGCGATCCCCGGTCGCACGAACCGACTTCTGTCGCGCTTCGCTTCGCTCGCCATCGCCCCTTTCGAGGCGGCGATCGCGCGCCTGCACGGCCGCCGCCGCGAGGTCTGCGCCAATCCCGTTCGGCCGGATCTCGTCGAGCGGTTCGCGACGCTCCGGCAGGCGAAGACGGAAGATGCGTTTCACCTGTTCGTGTTCGGCGGCAGCCAGGGCGCGCGCCGTCTCAACGAGGCGACGCGCGAGTTCGCGGCGAAAAACGCGCCGCGCATCGGCCGGGATCTCGTCGTCACGCACCAGACCGGTCGCCTCGATTTCGACACGGTCTCGGCGTTCTACCGCGAGCGAAACGTCGCGGTGGACGTGCGCGCGTTCATCGACGACATGGCCGAGGCCTACGCGCGCTGCGATCTGGTGGTGTGCCGCGCCGGGGCGACGAGCATCGCGGAGCTCGCCGCGCTCGGCCTGCCCGGCGTGCTCGTGCCCTACCCCTTCGCCGCGGACGACCACCAACGCGCCAACGCGGCCGCCCTCGTCGAGGCGGGCGCGGCGCGCGCAATCGACGATGCGGCCCTCGACGCGGACTCGCTGGCCGCCGTGATCGACGAACTCGGCCGCGACCGTTCGCGTCTCGCGGCCATGGCCGAGGCCGCACGGCGGTTCGGCCGGCCCGACGCCGCGGACCACGTGGCGATGCGCGTGCTGGATTTGGGAGGCCTGGCTCATGTTTCGTAA
- a CDS encoding UDP-N-acetylmuramate--L-alanine ligase: MFRKTRSIHFVGIGGIGMSGIAEVLLNLGYVVSGSDLSESAITRRLRELGATIAIGHSAAHIEGAEVLVTSSIIRPDNPEVVAARERFIPVIPRAEMLAELMRMKKFGIAIAGTHGKTTTTSMIATILGAANFDPTVVVGGRLDSIGGSNARLGEGDYLVAEADESDGSFLLLSPTIGVVTNIDPEHMDYYTGLEHLKKTFEIFINKIPFYGLMVLCIDHENVQALLPKMHKRYVTYGLSPQADLSAEDIRFDGFDTHFAVVHARQGRLGEVRISMPGLHNVYNALAAVAVGLELEIPFDRIAGALAGFTGPHRRFHRIADVGGVLVIDDYGHHPAEVKATLAAAKSAFDRRIVAAFQPHRYSRTRDRYDEFLTAFNEADVLVVTEIYAASEKPIEGVTAKKLADGIRACGHRHVIFEPDRAKLAALLTDLARPGDIVLTLGAGDITKTAKELRDLLVARAGGNA; the protein is encoded by the coding sequence ATGTTTCGTAAAACACGGTCCATTCACTTCGTCGGCATCGGCGGCATCGGGATGAGCGGCATCGCCGAGGTGCTGCTCAATCTCGGCTACGTCGTGTCCGGCTCCGATCTGTCGGAAAGCGCCATCACGCGACGTCTGCGCGAACTCGGCGCGACGATCGCGATCGGCCATTCGGCGGCCCATATCGAGGGCGCGGAGGTGCTCGTCACCAGCTCGATCATCCGCCCCGACAACCCCGAGGTCGTGGCCGCGCGCGAGCGGTTCATCCCCGTCATCCCGCGCGCCGAGATGCTGGCCGAACTGATGCGCATGAAGAAATTCGGCATCGCGATCGCCGGCACGCACGGCAAGACGACGACGACGAGCATGATCGCGACGATTCTCGGCGCGGCGAATTTCGATCCCACGGTCGTGGTGGGCGGGCGGCTCGACTCCATCGGCGGATCGAACGCGCGGCTCGGCGAGGGCGACTATCTCGTCGCCGAGGCCGACGAATCGGACGGCAGTTTCCTGCTGCTCTCCCCGACGATCGGCGTGGTCACGAACATCGACCCCGAACACATGGACTACTACACGGGGCTCGAACACCTGAAGAAGACCTTCGAGATCTTCATCAACAAGATCCCGTTTTACGGCCTGATGGTGCTGTGCATCGACCACGAGAACGTGCAGGCGCTGCTGCCGAAGATGCACAAGCGCTACGTCACCTACGGCCTCTCGCCGCAAGCCGACCTTTCCGCCGAGGACATCCGCTTCGACGGCTTCGACACGCATTTCGCCGTCGTGCACGCGCGGCAGGGGCGGCTCGGCGAGGTGCGCATCTCGATGCCCGGACTGCACAATGTGTACAACGCGCTCGCGGCGGTCGCCGTGGGACTGGAGCTCGAAATTCCCTTCGACCGCATCGCGGGCGCGCTCGCGGGATTCACCGGGCCGCACCGGCGTTTCCACCGCATCGCCGATGTGGGCGGCGTGCTCGTGATCGACGACTACGGACATCATCCCGCCGAGGTGAAGGCCACGCTCGCCGCCGCCAAGAGCGCGTTCGACCGTCGCATCGTGGCCGCGTTCCAGCCGCACCGGTATTCGCGCACGCGCGACCGGTACGACGAATTCCTCACGGCGTTCAACGAGGCCGACGTGCTCGTCGTCACCGAGATCTACGCCGCGTCGGAAAAACCCATCGAGGGCGTCACCGCGAAAAAACTCGCCGACGGCATCCGTGCGTGCGGGCATCGCCATGTGATCTTCGAGCCCGACCGCGCAAAGCTCGCGGCCCTGCTCACCGATCTCGCGCGGCCCGGCGACATCGTCCTGACGCTCGGCGCGGGCGACATCACCAAGACCGCGAAGGAACTGCGCGACCTGCTCGTCGCGCGTGCCGGAGGAAACGCGTGA
- the murB gene encoding UDP-N-acetylmuramate dehydrogenase produces the protein MTHAASPYEALYRDLARAFGDRAERDAPMSERINFRVGGPADILVAPTDVEGLQTLFRLIDGSGVPIFILASGTNLVVRDGGIRGVVIDMTRGFDELVFSPGPDGATHLRVGAARQVRDVVEACAGRGLAGMEWGAGIPGTIGGGIKGNAGTRDGDFAGTLVEVAMVHPGGEHRVYARDELRFEYRGLAMDRPFIVVRALLRLHDGDRAAIRKAIDDMIAWRNQRQPYEMPSAGSIFKNPEHAPAGRLIDQAGLKGTRVGNAMVSDVHTNFIVNLGGARAADIIELIGIVKARVLEVHGVELKTEVILVGEDPAMDDRAPATEVAHVER, from the coding sequence GTGACGCACGCCGCGTCGCCATACGAGGCGCTCTATCGCGACCTCGCACGAGCATTCGGCGACCGGGCCGAACGCGACGCGCCCATGTCCGAGCGCATCAACTTCCGCGTCGGCGGCCCGGCGGACATCCTCGTCGCGCCGACGGACGTCGAGGGATTGCAGACGCTTTTCCGCCTCATCGACGGATCGGGCGTGCCGATTTTCATCCTCGCGAGCGGCACGAATCTCGTGGTGCGTGACGGCGGCATCCGCGGCGTCGTCATCGACATGACGCGCGGCTTCGACGAACTCGTGTTTTCGCCCGGCCCCGACGGCGCGACGCACCTGCGCGTCGGCGCGGCACGGCAGGTGCGCGACGTGGTCGAGGCATGCGCCGGGCGCGGGCTGGCCGGCATGGAGTGGGGCGCGGGAATCCCCGGCACCATCGGCGGCGGCATCAAAGGCAACGCGGGCACCCGCGACGGCGATTTCGCCGGCACGCTCGTCGAGGTCGCCATGGTGCACCCCGGCGGCGAGCACCGCGTCTACGCGCGCGACGAACTGCGTTTCGAGTATCGGGGTCTCGCGATGGACCGGCCCTTCATCGTCGTGCGGGCTCTGCTGCGCCTGCATGACGGCGACCGCGCCGCGATCCGCAAGGCCATCGACGACATGATCGCGTGGCGCAACCAACGCCAGCCCTACGAGATGCCGAGCGCGGGCTCGATCTTCAAGAATCCCGAACATGCCCCGGCGGGCCGTCTGATCGATCAGGCCGGGCTCAAGGGCACGCGCGTCGGCAACGCCATGGTGTCGGACGTGCACACGAATTTCATCGTCAATCTCGGCGGCGCGCGCGCCGCGGACATCATCGAGCTGATCGGCATCGTCAAGGCCCGAGTGCTCGAAGTCCACGGCGTCGAATTGAAAACCGAGGTCATCCTCGTCGGGGAAGATCCCGCGATGGACGACCGTGCGCCCGCCACGGAGGTCGCCCATGTGGAAAGATAA
- a CDS encoding D-alanine--D-alanine ligase, translated as MWKDKRVAVLLGGPSTERDVSLRSGAACAAALRRKAYDVVEIDVGWDLASRLVDERIDVAFNILHGKYGEDGCVQGVLELLRIPYTGSGVFASAAAMDKVATKAILAAESLPVAPHRLLTHGARFEQIADAFALPWVVKPATEGSSVGISIVTRRDAFAVAISKALAYDRRVLVEPYIKGREMSVGVLDARALGIVEIVPKPVEGEEISFYDYTHKYTAGMTEYVTSPENFDLAARRRAYELAERACTALGVEGGARVDFIYSEAGEYVIIEVNTLPGMTELSLLPMTARDGAGLGFDDLVEKMLAGARLKMGQ; from the coding sequence ATGTGGAAAGATAAACGGGTCGCCGTGCTGCTGGGAGGTCCGTCCACCGAACGCGACGTGAGCCTGCGGTCGGGCGCGGCCTGCGCCGCGGCGCTGCGCCGCAAGGCCTACGACGTGGTTGAGATCGACGTGGGATGGGATCTCGCGTCGCGGCTCGTGGACGAGCGCATCGACGTCGCCTTCAACATTCTGCACGGCAAGTACGGCGAGGACGGGTGCGTGCAGGGCGTTCTCGAACTGCTGCGGATTCCCTACACGGGCTCCGGGGTGTTCGCGTCCGCCGCGGCCATGGACAAGGTCGCCACCAAGGCGATTCTCGCCGCCGAGTCGCTGCCCGTCGCGCCGCACCGCCTGCTCACGCACGGCGCGCGCTTCGAACAGATCGCCGACGCCTTCGCGCTGCCGTGGGTCGTCAAACCCGCGACCGAGGGGAGCAGCGTCGGCATCTCGATCGTCACGCGCCGGGACGCCTTCGCCGTGGCGATCTCCAAGGCCCTCGCCTACGACCGGCGCGTACTGGTGGAGCCCTACATCAAGGGCCGCGAGATGTCGGTGGGCGTGCTCGACGCCCGCGCGCTGGGCATCGTCGAGATCGTTCCGAAGCCCGTCGAGGGCGAGGAGATCTCATTCTACGACTACACGCACAAGTACACCGCGGGCATGACGGAATACGTCACATCGCCGGAGAACTTCGACCTCGCAGCCCGGCGGCGCGCGTACGAGCTGGCCGAGCGCGCCTGCACGGCGCTGGGCGTCGAGGGCGGCGCGCGGGTCGATTTCATTTACTCCGAGGCGGGTGAGTACGTGATCATCGAGGTCAACACGCTGCCGGGCATGACCGAGCTGTCGCTATTGCCGATGACGGCGCGCGACGGCGCGGGGCTCGGCTTCGACGACCTCGTGGAAAAGATGCTCGCGGGCGCGCGACTGAAGATGGGACAGTGA
- a CDS encoding FtsQ-type POTRA domain-containing protein, with protein sequence MWPMTRERQSEGRYDAWRERAADVRDAAVRARFFFALVAVALVAFVLRGLVTHSPLFALKAIEVSRCEHVTSDEIHRFLELYPRQSLFAVELTPIRERLLDHPWVADARVRRVWPDTVSIEITERRPVATILISADEDAAVRAEGRIRKHMNLYFVDDRGVVFSPVPVGDHRRLPVLTGFSRKDFVAARSPDTPVRRISEAVELLGQARLDWDDDLPPIQEIAYDGARGFSILVDRTRVVVGPAPFQDVFFRLETVLRHLGPRWTDVTRIDLSLPDRAVVKGLREEKPS encoded by the coding sequence ATGTGGCCGATGACCCGGGAACGACAAAGCGAAGGGCGATACGACGCGTGGCGCGAACGTGCCGCCGACGTGCGCGACGCCGCCGTGCGGGCCCGGTTCTTTTTCGCTCTGGTCGCCGTCGCCCTCGTCGCGTTCGTTTTGCGCGGACTGGTCACGCACTCGCCGCTCTTCGCGCTCAAGGCGATCGAAGTGAGCCGCTGCGAGCACGTGACGAGCGACGAAATCCACCGGTTCCTCGAACTCTATCCGCGCCAGAGCCTGTTCGCGGTGGAACTGACGCCGATCCGCGAGCGGCTGCTCGACCACCCCTGGGTGGCCGACGCGCGCGTGCGGCGCGTTTGGCCCGACACGGTTTCGATCGAGATCACCGAGCGCCGCCCCGTGGCGACGATTCTCATCTCCGCCGACGAGGACGCGGCGGTGCGCGCCGAGGGCCGCATCCGCAAGCACATGAACCTGTATTTCGTGGACGACCGCGGCGTCGTCTTCAGTCCCGTTCCCGTGGGCGACCATCGCCGCCTGCCCGTGCTCACGGGCTTTTCGCGCAAGGACTTCGTCGCGGCGCGCTCTCCCGACACGCCGGTGCGACGCATCTCCGAGGCGGTGGAGTTGCTCGGGCAGGCGCGGCTCGACTGGGACGACGACCTGCCGCCGATTCAGGAGATCGCGTACGACGGCGCCCGGGGCTTCTCGATTCTCGTCGACCGCACGCGCGTCGTCGTGGGACCCGCGCCGTTCCAGGATGTGTTTTTCCGGCTCGAAACCGTGCTGCGCCATCTCGGACCCCGCTGGACCGACGTGACGCGCATCGACCTGTCGTTGCCGGACCGGGCCGTGGTGAAGGGGTTGCGGGAGGAGAAGCCGTCATGA
- the ftsA gene encoding cell division protein FtsA codes for MKGRSDLIAGLDIGTSKIGCVVAEPTDAGLNILAVGSHPSKGMRKGVVINIETTVASIRRALEEAEIMSGARIAGVFAAVSGGHIKSFNSHGMIPLRGEEVTQKDVDRVLDAASAVAIPTDREILHVLPWEFIVDEQRGIRDPLGMNGVRLEVNCHIITGAVASSSNVVKCCNQVDLHVDGMVFEPLAASLAVLSEAERDMGAVVIDIGGGTSDIAVYHEGCLVHSAVLALGGGHVTNDIAHGLRLPAYPTAENLKIKYGAAVAADIDPDETVEINDGGRDPKWVARQVLCEIIEQRCDEILRLIHAELDAAGYLHVTRAGLVLTGGCALLAGIDRLAEQVFDTPARVGFPLGVTGRADLVRDPAFATAVGLVHFGRDELARGGGKPAKSSKIQNRWHRTKEWIKDFF; via the coding sequence ATGAAGGGACGATCGGACTTGATTGCCGGACTCGATATCGGCACGTCCAAAATCGGGTGCGTCGTCGCCGAGCCGACCGATGCGGGCCTCAACATCCTCGCGGTGGGTTCGCACCCCAGCAAGGGCATGCGCAAGGGCGTGGTCATCAACATCGAGACCACGGTCGCGTCGATCCGCCGCGCGCTCGAAGAGGCCGAGATCATGAGCGGCGCGCGCATCGCCGGCGTCTTCGCGGCGGTGTCGGGCGGCCACATCAAGTCGTTCAACAGCCACGGCATGATCCCGCTGCGCGGCGAAGAGGTCACGCAAAAAGACGTGGACCGCGTGCTCGACGCGGCGAGCGCCGTCGCGATCCCCACCGACCGCGAGATCCTGCACGTGCTGCCGTGGGAGTTCATCGTCGACGAGCAGCGCGGCATCCGCGATCCGCTGGGCATGAACGGCGTACGCCTCGAGGTCAACTGCCACATCATCACGGGCGCGGTCGCCTCGTCGTCGAACGTGGTGAAGTGCTGCAACCAGGTGGACCTGCACGTGGACGGCATGGTGTTCGAACCGCTCGCCGCGTCGCTGGCCGTGCTCTCCGAGGCCGAGCGCGACATGGGCGCGGTGGTGATCGACATCGGCGGCGGCACCAGCGACATCGCCGTCTATCACGAGGGCTGCCTCGTGCATTCCGCCGTGCTCGCGCTCGGCGGCGGCCACGTGACGAACGATATCGCCCACGGCCTGCGTCTGCCGGCCTACCCCACGGCGGAAAACCTCAAGATCAAGTACGGCGCGGCGGTGGCCGCGGACATCGACCCCGACGAAACGGTCGAGATCAACGACGGCGGGCGCGATCCGAAGTGGGTGGCGCGTCAGGTGCTGTGCGAGATCATCGAGCAGCGCTGCGACGAGATCCTGCGTCTCATTCACGCGGAGCTCGACGCGGCGGGCTATCTGCACGTCACGCGCGCGGGGCTCGTGCTCACGGGCGGCTGCGCGCTGCTGGCGGGCATCGACCGGCTCGCCGAGCAGGTCTTCGATACGCCGGCGCGCGTGGGCTTTCCGCTCGGCGTGACGGGCCGCGCCGATCTCGTGCGCGATCCGGCCTTCGCCACGGCAGTCGGGCTCGTGCACTTCGGGCGCGACGAACTGGCGCGCGGCGGCGGAAAGCCGGCCAAGAGCTCGAAAATCCAGAATCGGTGGCACCGGACCAAAGAGTGGATCAAGGACTTCTTTTAA
- the ftsZ gene encoding cell division protein FtsZ, protein MIEMIERHETAVIKVIGVGGGGGNAVNTMIQSGMGGVEFIACNTDAQALESNLAPCHIQIGRGLGAGGNPDVGRQAAEDAEDAIRRHIEGAHMIFVTAGMGGGTGTGAAPVIARIAREMDALTVAIVTKPFIFEGHRRQRQADEGLDALTEHVDTLITIPNQKLLAIAGRDTSMLDAFRKADEVLLNAVQSISDLITVPGLINLDINDVRTIMKDMGVALMGTGIATGDNRAIEAANMAISSPLLESVEIRGAQGVLINITGSSDMTLAEVNDAASLVQEAAEAATDRANIIFGAVIDERMGDAVRITVIATGFDCAAVEWGSTTIRRDEPVAVPRRSEPLPVSRPSVISRRFDERPAPPARENRPVIRMGRVSDVDNEAREQVATHARPEVKAAAGGRRRDARQGEDYDIPTFLRRLAD, encoded by the coding sequence ATGATTGAGATGATTGAGCGGCACGAAACGGCGGTGATCAAGGTGATCGGTGTGGGCGGCGGCGGAGGCAACGCCGTGAACACGATGATCCAGTCCGGCATGGGCGGCGTCGAGTTCATCGCCTGCAACACGGACGCACAGGCGCTGGAGTCGAACCTCGCGCCGTGCCACATCCAGATCGGACGGGGACTGGGCGCGGGGGGAAACCCCGATGTCGGCCGTCAGGCGGCCGAGGACGCCGAGGACGCGATCCGTCGCCACATCGAGGGCGCCCACATGATCTTCGTGACCGCGGGCATGGGCGGCGGCACGGGCACCGGCGCGGCCCCGGTCATCGCGCGGATCGCGCGCGAGATGGATGCGCTCACGGTCGCCATCGTGACCAAGCCGTTCATCTTCGAAGGACATCGACGCCAGCGCCAGGCCGATGAAGGGCTCGACGCGCTCACGGAGCACGTCGACACGCTCATCACGATTCCGAACCAGAAGCTGCTCGCCATCGCCGGGCGCGACACGTCGATGCTCGACGCGTTCCGCAAGGCCGACGAGGTGCTGCTCAACGCGGTGCAGTCGATCTCCGACCTCATCACCGTGCCCGGGCTCATCAACCTCGACATCAACGACGTGCGCACGATCATGAAGGATATGGGCGTGGCGCTCATGGGCACCGGCATCGCCACCGGCGACAACCGGGCCATCGAAGCCGCGAACATGGCGATCTCCAGCCCGCTGCTCGAGAGCGTCGAGATCCGCGGCGCGCAGGGCGTGCTCATCAACATCACCGGCTCGTCGGACATGACGCTGGCCGAGGTCAACGACGCGGCGAGTCTGGTGCAGGAAGCCGCCGAAGCCGCGACCGACCGCGCCAACATCATCTTCGGAGCGGTGATCGACGAGCGCATGGGCGACGCGGTGCGCATCACCGTTATCGCCACCGGCTTCGACTGCGCCGCCGTGGAATGGGGATCGACGACGATTCGCCGCGACGAACCCGTCGCCGTGCCGCGACGCAGCGAGCCGCTACCGGTCTCGCGCCCGTCGGTGATCTCGCGGCGGTTCGACGAGCGGCCCGCGCCGCCCGCGCGCGAAAACCGCCCCGTGATCCGCATGGGCCGCGTCTCCGACGTGGACAACGAGGCGCGCGAACAGGTCGCCACGCACGCCCGGCCCGAAGTGAAAGCCGCCGCCGGTGGACGCCGCCGCGACGCGCGACAGGGCGAGGACTACGACATCCCGACGTTCCTGCGCCGCCTGGCAGACTGA
- the recO gene encoding DNA repair protein RecO → MSRVELTALVVKLIPFRESDRVAWLVSREQGLVSALVRGVRKSQKRFANVFDLGNLVRVRVSARRGGMPTVDSGEMIDGHWANAASVAAFAALAHVIEVTRRVSVENHAEPELFDAACLTLAALESGVRPVVLRVFEAATLAATGLAPNLTNCVVCGRAARTDDAARYSTLRGGIVCSRCLADHQLATIGPAARAFMGDSFHGPNEELLSCVLSKADQDALAALLPAQIEHHLGGPLVALRFARRLPKPGQVAASPLTQPIAD, encoded by the coding sequence GTGTCGCGCGTCGAGCTGACCGCCCTCGTCGTCAAGCTGATCCCGTTTCGCGAAAGCGACCGGGTCGCGTGGCTCGTCTCGCGCGAGCAGGGGCTCGTCTCGGCTCTGGTGCGCGGCGTGCGCAAGAGCCAGAAGCGCTTCGCCAACGTCTTCGATCTCGGCAACCTCGTGCGTGTGCGCGTGTCGGCCCGGCGCGGCGGGATGCCGACCGTGGACTCCGGCGAGATGATCGACGGCCACTGGGCGAATGCCGCTTCCGTCGCCGCCTTCGCCGCCCTCGCGCACGTGATCGAGGTGACGCGCCGCGTCTCGGTCGAAAATCACGCCGAACCCGAGCTGTTCGACGCGGCGTGCCTCACGCTCGCGGCGCTCGAATCGGGCGTGCGCCCGGTCGTGCTGCGGGTTTTCGAGGCGGCAACGCTCGCCGCGACGGGCCTCGCGCCGAATCTGACGAACTGCGTGGTGTGCGGACGCGCCGCGCGGACGGACGACGCGGCACGCTACTCGACGCTGCGCGGCGGCATCGTGTGTTCGCGCTGCCTCGCCGATCACCAACTCGCGACGATCGGCCCCGCCGCACGCGCCTTCATGGGCGATTCATTCCATGGGCCGAACGAGGAGCTGCTGTCGTGCGTCTTGTCGAAAGCGGATCAGGATGCACTGGCCGCGCTCCTGCCCGCGCAAATCGAGCACCACCTCGGCGGTCCGCTCGTGGCGCTGCGTTTCGCGCGCCGCCTGCCCAAGCCGGGGCAGGTGGCCGCGTCGCCGCTCACGCAACCAATAGCCGATTAG
- the rlmB gene encoding 23S rRNA (guanosine(2251)-2'-O)-methyltransferase RlmB: MTQRIVGIHAVEAALASSSGRVTRIYLDRERADRFGKLADLARRAGVPIESVPRHELDRKDPSRRHQGVVADVRAHEGATLEETLKRIPAGGRVAVVLDGVTDPQNLGAILRSCGAFGVSFVVLPRDRSAQVTPLVDQISSGASDAVPIVTATNLTRALETLKEAGFWCYSLEADGEAMLHEIDLSGDVAIVMGSEGKGARRLVREHTDRVCRLPAAGPIASLNVAAATACALYEVHRQRLTASKRT; the protein is encoded by the coding sequence ATGACGCAGCGGATTGTCGGAATTCACGCGGTCGAAGCGGCGCTGGCGTCGTCTTCCGGGCGCGTCACGCGCATCTATCTCGATCGCGAACGGGCTGATCGTTTCGGAAAGCTCGCCGATCTCGCGCGGCGCGCCGGGGTGCCCATCGAATCGGTCCCGCGCCACGAGCTCGACCGCAAGGACCCCTCGCGTCGCCATCAGGGCGTGGTGGCGGACGTGCGTGCTCATGAAGGCGCGACCCTGGAGGAAACGCTCAAGCGCATCCCCGCCGGCGGGCGCGTCGCCGTGGTGCTCGACGGCGTGACCGATCCGCAAAACCTTGGCGCGATCCTGCGCAGTTGCGGTGCGTTCGGCGTGAGTTTTGTGGTGCTGCCCCGCGATCGCAGCGCGCAGGTCACGCCGCTGGTCGACCAGATCTCGTCGGGCGCGTCGGACGCGGTGCCGATCGTGACGGCGACCAACCTGACGCGCGCGCTGGAAACGCTGAAGGAAGCGGGCTTCTGGTGTTATTCGCTCGAGGCGGACGGCGAAGCGATGTTGCATGAGATCGATCTGTCGGGCGACGTGGCGATCGTCATGGGCAGCGAGGGCAAGGGCGCGCGGCGGCTCGTGCGCGAGCACACCGACCGCGTGTGCCGCCTGCCGGCCGCGGGACCGATCGCGTCGCTCAATGTCGCCGCCGCCACGGCTTGCGCGCTGTATGAAGTCCACCGCCAGCGGCTGACGGCGTCGAAGCGGACGTGA